The following nucleotide sequence is from Micromonospora sp. WMMD1120.
GACGTTCTCCTCGGCGTCGACCAGGAACTCCAACGTGCCGGCGCCGACGAAACCGACAGCGAGCGCGCCCCGCAGCGCGGTGTCCGCGATGGTGTCGAGAACGGCGGCGGGCAGCGCCGGCGCGGGCGCCTCCTCGATGAGCTTCTGGTGGCGGCGCTGCACCGAGCAGTCCCGGGTGCCCAGGTGCACCCCGTTGCCGTGGGCGTCGCAGAGCACCTGCACCTCGACGTGCCGCGCCTCGGTGAGGTACCGCTCGACGTACACCCGGTCGTCGCCGAAGGCGGCCTGGGCGGCGGCCCGGGTCCGGGTGTACGCCCGGCGCAGCTCACCCGGCGTGCGCACCACAGTCATCCCCCGGCCGCCACCCCCGGCGGCGGCCTTCACGATCACCGGGTAGCCGACCGTCTCGGCGATCTCGGCCGCCGCCGCGGCGGTCGGCACCGGGGCGACACTGCCCGGCGACAGCGGCAGACCGGCGCGGCTCATCAGTGCCCGCGCTGAGGACTTGTCGGCCAACGCCGCCATCACCGCCGGCGGCGGCCCGATGAACGTCAGCCCGTTGTCGGCGCAGATCTCGGCGAAGTCGGCGTCCTCGGAGAGGAAGCCGTAGCCGGGGTGCACCGCCTGCGCCCCGACCTGCCGCGCCGCCTCCACGATCGCGGCGGCGTTGAGGTAGCTGCGCCGACTCGACGCCGGCCCGATCCGGACGGCCTGGTCGGCGCGGCGGACCACCGCCGAGTCGGCGTCGGCGGCGGAGTAGACCACCGCCGTCCGGACGCCCAGTTCCTTGCAGGCGCGTAGCACCCGCAGCGCGATCTCACCCCGGTTGGCGATCAGCACCGTCTCGAACACGCTTCACCACCCCGCGGCGTCACGCCGGGTCCAGTTCGACCAGCGGCTGGTCGTACTCGACCGGCTGGCCGTCCTCGACCAGGATCGCGACCACCCGACCGGCGCGGTCGGCGGTCACCTCGTTCATCAGCTTCATCGCCTCGACGATGGCGATCGGCTGGCCCGGCCGGACCAGGTCACCCACGGCGACAAACGGCCGGGCCCCGGGTTCCGGCGACCGGTAGAAGGTGCCGACGATCGGCGCGCGCACCGCGGCGCGCCCGGGGGTCGGCGCCCGGAGCACCGCCGTCGGCGGGTTGGGCGCCGGCACGACCGGCCGCGCCACCTCGACCGGTGTCGCCGGTGCGGCCGGCCGGGGCAGGTCCTCCGGGTGCCACTCGACCTCCAGCACCGCCGGGCCGCTGCGCAGGCGGATCCGGCGCACCGGGCCGGTCAGCTCGGCGATCAGGTGCCGCGCCTGCCGGCGCAACCCGGCCAGCGCCTCCTCGCCGCCCATCGCGTCGCCCGCGCCGTCGCCGTCGGCCGCGCCGTCGCTCCGCCCGCCGGCGTCGGCCGCGCCGTCGCGCACCCCGACACCGTCGGGCGCGACGCCGACCAGGCCGTCGGACGCCTCGACCGTCGACACGTCGGCGGCGGTCATCGCCGACCCGTCCGTGCGCCGACGCGGGTCGCGCCGAAGCGCCGGAAGCGTTGCCGACGCAGCCGGACCAGCATGGCCGGCGGCACGTCCAGCAGCGGCAGGAGGTTGGCCACCAGGGCGGCGCGCAACCGGTGGGCGGTCTCCGCCGGATTCTCGTGCGCGGCGGGCGACGGTTCCGGCACGAGCTCGTCGACCACGCCGAGCCGGCACAGGTCGGGTGCGGTCAGGCGCAGCGCGCGGGCGGCCTGCGGCGCCGCCGACCGGTCCGGCCAGAGGATCGCCGCGCACCCCTCGGGGCTGATCACCGAGTAGACGGCGTTCTCCAGCATCAGCACCCGGTCGGCCACCGCCAGCGCCAGCGCGCCGCCGCTGCCGCCCTCCCCGGTGACGACGGCGAGCACGGGGGTGGGCAGCACGGTGAGGGCGAGGATGTTCTCCGCGATGGCCGCCGCCTGGCCCTGCTCCTCGGCGCTCACCCCGGGGTCTGCGCCGGGGGTGTCCACGAGGGTGACCACCGGCAGTCCGAGCCGCGCGGCGAGGCGCATCAACCGCAGCGCCTTGCGGTGCCCGGCCGGGCTGGCCATGCCGAAGTTGCGGGCCACCAGCTCGGCGGTGGTGTGCCCCTTCTGGTGACCGATGACCATGACGTGCCGGCCGGCCAGCCGCGCCAGCCCGCCCACGACCGCCGGGCAGTCGCCGCCGAGCCGGTCGCCGTGCAGCTCCACGAACCCGTCGAAGACCGAGTCGAGGTAGTCCAGTGTGGTGGGACGCCCGGGGTGGCGTGCCAGCCGCACGGTGTCCCACGCGTCGCGTACCTCCGGGGTGTCGCCGGCCGCGCGGCCCGCGGCGTCCGGACCCACCGGGTCCGCCAGGCGGTCCGGCGCCGCGCCGGCGGTCTCCTGCCGGGGTACGGGTGGACGGGGCGAACGGCCGGCGCGGCACGCGGCGAGCAGCGCGACCAGTCGGGCGCGCAGCGCGCGGCGCTGCACCACCATGTCGACCTGACCGTGCCGCAGCAGGAAGTCGGCGGTCTGGAACCCCTCCGGCAGGGCCCGGCCGGTGACCTGCCGGATCACCCGTGGGCCGGCGAAGCCCATCCGCGCGCCGCTCTCGGCGAGCACCAGATCGGTGTTGGTGGCGAACGACGCGGCCACCCCGCCGTAGGTCGGGTCGGTGAGGACGCTGACGGTGAGCAGCCCCGCCTCGCGCAACGCGGCGATGGCCTGGCTGACGGTGGCCATCTGCATCAGCGACAGCACGCCCTCCTGCATCCGCGCCCCGCCGGAGGCGGTGATCAGGACCAGCGGGAGGCGGTCGTCGAGCGCCCGCTCGGCCGCGCTGGTGATCAGCTCACCCACCGCGCAGCCCAGACTGCCGCCGAGGAACCGGAAGTCCATCACCGCCAGCACGACCGGGTGCCCGCCGATGGTGGCGGTGGCGCAGACGACCGCCTCGGCCAGGCCGGTGCTGGCCCGCGCGCCGCTGAGCCGGTGCCGGTACGGCAGCACGTCGACGAAGTCGATCGGGTCCGCCTCCGGCAGCCGCTCGGGCAGGGGGCAGAGCGAGCCGGGATCGACGAGTTGGCGCAGCCGCTCGGGCGCGCCGAGCCGGGCGTGCTCGCCACACTCCGGGCAGACGTCGAGGTTGCGGCGTAACCGTTTGCGGTAGAGCAGGCTGGCGCAGCCGCCGCAGCGGGACCAGAGCTGCTCGTCGCTCGGCGCGGTCGCCGTCACGGCCGCCGCCCGGTGTGCGGGGCGTCGAACCGGTAGAAGCACCGCGCCATCGCGTCGCGCGGCGAGCGCCAGGTCGGCAGGTACGGCGAGACGTACGGCCGCAGGCGGTCACTGACCCGGACGAACTCGGGGTGGTTCCGAGCGGCCTCCACCGCGCCCTGGGCCGGCTGCGCGGTCTCGAGCAGGTGGACGTAGAGGTCGTGCAGGCGGTACAGCGAGCGGTGCTGGACACCGACCAGGCGCGGCAACTCCGTCGCGTCCGACTCGGCGAATATCTCGGCGACCCGCTCCTCGGCGGTCGGGTCCACCTTCGCGATGATCAGCGATCGGTCCACTTCGGGCCTCCCCCCCACGGCGTCCGGCCGGCGACGGGTGGCCCCCGGACGCACTGGACGACTGCCGACACGATGCGCCGCTCCTCGTCACGGCGGCGTCACCGCG
It contains:
- a CDS encoding TcmI family type II polyketide cyclase; this translates as MDRSLIIAKVDPTAEERVAEIFAESDATELPRLVGVQHRSLYRLHDLYVHLLETAQPAQGAVEAARNHPEFVRVSDRLRPYVSPYLPTWRSPRDAMARCFYRFDAPHTGRRP
- a CDS encoding acetyl-CoA carboxylase carboxyltransferase subunit alpha, giving the protein MTATAPSDEQLWSRCGGCASLLYRKRLRRNLDVCPECGEHARLGAPERLRQLVDPGSLCPLPERLPEADPIDFVDVLPYRHRLSGARASTGLAEAVVCATATIGGHPVVLAVMDFRFLGGSLGCAVGELITSAAERALDDRLPLVLITASGGARMQEGVLSLMQMATVSQAIAALREAGLLTVSVLTDPTYGGVAASFATNTDLVLAESGARMGFAGPRVIRQVTGRALPEGFQTADFLLRHGQVDMVVQRRALRARLVALLAACRAGRSPRPPVPRQETAGAAPDRLADPVGPDAAGRAAGDTPEVRDAWDTVRLARHPGRPTTLDYLDSVFDGFVELHGDRLGGDCPAVVGGLARLAGRHVMVIGHQKGHTTAELVARNFGMASPAGHRKALRLMRLAARLGLPVVTLVDTPGADPGVSAEEQGQAAAIAENILALTVLPTPVLAVVTGEGGSGGALALAVADRVLMLENAVYSVISPEGCAAILWPDRSAAPQAARALRLTAPDLCRLGVVDELVPEPSPAAHENPAETAHRLRAALVANLLPLLDVPPAMLVRLRRQRFRRFGATRVGARTGRR
- a CDS encoding acetyl-CoA carboxylase biotin carboxylase subunit, producing the protein MFETVLIANRGEIALRVLRACKELGVRTAVVYSAADADSAVVRRADQAVRIGPASSRRSYLNAAAIVEAARQVGAQAVHPGYGFLSEDADFAEICADNGLTFIGPPPAVMAALADKSSARALMSRAGLPLSPGSVAPVPTAAAAAEIAETVGYPVIVKAAAGGGGRGMTVVRTPGELRRAYTRTRAAAQAAFGDDRVYVERYLTEARHVEVQVLCDAHGNGVHLGTRDCSVQRRHQKLIEEAPAPALPAAVLDTIADTALRGALAVGFVGAGTLEFLVDAEENVHFLEINCRIQVEHPVTEMVTGIDLVHEQLHIAAGVPLRLRQEEIHLRGVAVECRVNTEDPARGFAPTPGRLERFTPPGGPFTRVDTHASAGYLVGPWYDSLLAKVVVWAPDRELALNRLERALDEFDISGPGVHTTIPFVRRVLDDAAFRKGRYTTGLVDRLLAAPAPRPAATPTPRAAAGAAPDATPRRSR
- the accB gene encoding acetyl-CoA carboxylase biotin carboxyl carrier protein; the encoded protein is MTAADVSTVEASDGLVGVAPDGVGVRDGAADAGGRSDGAADGDGAGDAMGGEEALAGLRRQARHLIAELTGPVRRIRLRSGPAVLEVEWHPEDLPRPAAPATPVEVARPVVPAPNPPTAVLRAPTPGRAAVRAPIVGTFYRSPEPGARPFVAVGDLVRPGQPIAIVEAMKLMNEVTADRAGRVVAILVEDGQPVEYDQPLVELDPA